One Apostichopus japonicus isolate 1M-3 chromosome 14, ASM3797524v1, whole genome shotgun sequence genomic window carries:
- the LOC139979503 gene encoding large ribosomal subunit protein eL31-like, with the protein MAKKDKKKGRSALNDVVTREYTIHLHKRVFGMSFKKRAPRAIKEIKKFAQKMMGTDDVRVDTRLNKHIWAKGIRSVPYRVRVRLARKRNEDEDSIHKLFTLITYVEVPSFKGLQTLNVDTEEQ; encoded by the exons ATGGCCAAGAAAGATAAGAAGAAGGGTCGCTCAGCCCTCAATGACGTCGTCACCAGGGAATACACTATTCATCTTCACAAGAGGGTGTTTGGAAT GTCATTCAAGAAACGAGCTCCGAGGGCAATCAAGGAAATAAAGAAGTTTGCACAGAAGATGATGGGCACAGACGATGTCAGAGTGGACACCAGATTGAACAAACATATCTGGGCTAAAGGCATCAG GAGTGTTCCATACAGGGTGCGAGTAAGATTGGCCAGGAAGAGGAACGAAGATGAGGACTCCATACATAAACTTTTCACCCTTATTACATACGTCGAAGTACCATCTTTCAAAG GACTCCAAACCCTCAATGTAGACACTGAGGAACAGTAA